From a single Gavia stellata isolate bGavSte3 chromosome 5, bGavSte3.hap2, whole genome shotgun sequence genomic region:
- the MFHAS1 gene encoding malignant fibrous histiocytoma-amplified sequence 1 has protein sequence MAQTEPPKAVRLWRDAALRARKLRGGPAEPEPEPDAGPPGGPPPPPTVAASRRPPPAAAALGELEALNLSGRGLEELPEEVGAALSGLRVLSLRRNRLGRLPAAALRHLGRLAELDLSHNRLRGLGDGGALAGLRGLRKLSLSHNELGAEGPGLPPRLAELGHLEELDLSFNRLRHLPEGLGRLQHLRALDVDHNLLPSFPVPLLELAALEELDCSGNRHLGALPEGIAALHRLKILWLSGTGLAALPEGLCQLSALESLMLDGNRLQALPAGFGSLQRLKMLNLSSNLLGEFPAAILALPSLEELYLSRNQLTLLPPRLCQLRQLRTLWLDNNRIRYLPDSIVLLHSLEELVLQGNQIAILPEGFGQLSRVTLWKIKDNPLIQPPYEVCMKGIPYIAAYQQELAHSQPALKPRLKLVLMGLKDAGKTLLRRCLMEEDGQREGVGSLGAGSTQPRGCPGQQQDVGRMPVGCCPFPEPQDASSVRVPAMQPLEHLPIEQQDIPSHVPSHRMKGETPCPAPSLPLNAPQVASGLGLSGGSKGIEVMDWTADAERGLTFIVYELAGDPSYDVIQSFFLSPGALYVLVVNLSAYVPQHFYPSVGYFLHWLGSKVPHAVVCMVGTHADLCAERELEEKCLDIHHQIAQQEKRDAEGLQSLVQQVDEALGQDFDLRCSSPHAAFYGVSDKNLRRKKAQFQYLLNHRPQILSPVLPFSCRDRCQVRRLRDKLLSVAEHRDIFPNLHRVLPKSWQVLEELHFQPQAQQLWLSWWDSARLGLQAGLTEDRLQSALSYLHESGKLLYFEEHLTLREYVFHNLPRLIDILNVFCQRDATVLLQKLLSDTHIDELRATQLHHYVEGFLLHGLLPAHIIRLLLKPHIQSREDLQLILELLEKMGLCYCVNKPKCKPLNGAAAWYKFPCYVKNEVPHAEAWINGANLSGQSFVVEQLQIEYSFPFIFPPGLFARYSVQINSHVVQRSDGKYQIYAYRGKVPVVVSYRPARGALQPDTLSIASHASLPNIWTAWQAITPLVEELNVLLQEWPGLYYTVHVLCSKCLKRGSPNPHTFPGELLSQPRPEGLTEIICPKNGSERVNVALVYPPTPTVISPCSK, from the coding sequence ATGGCGCAGACGGAGCCCCCGAAGGCGGTGCGGCTGTGGCGCGACGCCGCCCTGCGCGCACGGAAgctgcggggcggccccgccgagCCCGAGCCGGAGCCGGACGCGGGGCCGCcgggggggccgccgccgccgcccacCGTCGCCGCATctcgccgcccgcccccggcggcggcggccctgGGGGAGCTGGAGGCGCTCAACCTGAGCGGGcgggggctggaggagctgcccGAGGAGGTGGGCGCCGCCCTGAGCGGGCTGCGGGTGCTCAGCCTGCGGCGCAACCGGCTGGGccgcctgcccgccgccgccctgcgCCACCTGGGCCGCCTGGCCGAGCTCGACCTCAGCCACAACCGGCTGCGGGGCCTGGGGGACGGCGGGGCGCtggcggggctgcggggcctgCGCAAGCTCAGCCTCAGCCACAACGAGCTGGGTGCCGAGGGCCCGGGCCTGCCCCCCCGCCTGGCCGAGCTGGGCCACCTCGAGGAGCTCGACCTCAGCTTCAACCGCCTGCGCCACCTGCCCGAGGGCCTGGGCCGCCTGCAGCACCTCCGCGCCCTCGACGTCGACCACAACCTGCTGCCCTCCTTCCCTGTCCcgctgctggagctggccgCCCTGGAGGAGCTCGACTGCTCCGGCAACCGCCACCTTGGGGCTCTGCCCGAGGGCATCGCCGCTCTCCACCGCCTCAAGATCCTCTGGCTGAGTGGCACCGGGCTGGCGGCCCTGCCCGAGGGCCTCTGCCAGCTGAGCGCCCTCGAGAGCCTCATGCTGGACGGCAACCGGCTGCAGGCCCTGCCCGCTGGCTTCGGCAGCCTGCAGCGGCTCAAGATGCTGAACCTCTCCTCCAATCTGCTGGGGGAGTTCCCTGCTGCCATCTTGGCGCTGCCCAGTTTGGAGGAGCTCTACCTGAGCCGCAAccagctgaccctgctgccCCCTCGCCTCTGTCAGCTCCGCCAGCTCCGCACCCTCTGGCTGGACAACAACCGCATCCGCTACCTGCCTGACTCCATCGTGCTCCTCCACAGCCTGGAGGAGCTGGTCCTGCAAGGCAACCAGATTGCCATCCTGCCTGAGGGCTTCGGGCAGCTTTCCCGCGTCACCCTGTGGAAGATCAAAGACAACCCCCTCATCCAGCCCCCCTATGAGGTGTGCATGAAAGGCATCCCCTACATCGCAGCCTACCAGCAGGAGCTGGCCCACTCCCAGCCTGCCCTCAAACCCCGCCTCAAGCTGGTCCTCATGGGCCTAAAGGATGCAGGAAAGACCTTGCTGAGACGATGCCTCATGGAGGAGGATGGGCAGAGGGAGGGTGTGGGAAGTCTGGGGGCAGGGAGCACCCAGCCCAGAGGgtgccctgggcagcagcaggacgtTGGGAGAATGCCAGTTGGGTGTTGCCCCTTCCCGGAACCTCAGGACGCTTCCTCAGTGCGGGTACCTGCCATGCAGCCGCTAGAACATCTCCCCATTGAGCAGCAGGACATCCCTTCTCACGTGCCCTCTCACCGAATGAAAGGGGAAACACCGTGCCCTGCACCGTCGCTGCCACTGAATGCCCCCCAAGTAGCATCAGGACTGGGACTGTCGGGAGGCAGCAAGGGCATTGAAGTGATGGACTGGACAGCGGATGCAGAGAGAGGCCTGACATTCATTGTGTATGAGCTGGCAGGGGACCCGAGCTATGATGTGATCcagtctttcttcctctctcctggAGCCTTGTACGTGCTGGTGGTGAATTTGAGTGCCTACGTCCCTCAGCACTTCTACCCCTCAGTGGGCTATTTCTTGCACTGGCTCGGTTCCAAGGTGCCCCATGCCGTGGTGTGCATGGTGGGAACCCATGCTGACCTCTGTGCAGAGAGAGAGTTGGAAGAGAAGTGTCTGGATATCCATCACCAGATAGCTCAGCAGGAGAAGAGGGATGCTGAGGGACTCCAGAGCTTGGTCCAGCAGGTGGATGAAGCTCTGGGACAGGACTTTGACCTGCGCTGCTCCAGCCCGCATGCTGCCTTTTATGGGGTCTCGGACAAGAACTTGCGGCGAAAGAAAGCCCAGTTTCAGTACCTTCTCAACCACCGCCCGCAGATCCTCTCTCCAGTGCTGCCTTTCAGCTGCCGGGACCGTTGCCAGGTGCGTCGCCTGCGGGACAAGCTCCTCTCAGTGGCTGAGCACCGGGATATCTTCCCAAACCTGCACCGGGTGTTGCCCAAATCCTGGCAAGTGCTGGAGGAGCTGCACTTCCAGCCACAAGCTCAGCAGCTGTGGCTTAGCTGGTGGGACTCTGCCCGGTTGGGCTTGCAGGCGGGCCTGACAGAGGATCGGCTCCAGAGCGCCCTGTCCTACCTGCACGAGAGTGGGAAGCTGCTCTACTTTGAGGAGCACCTCACCTTGCGGGAATATGTGTTCCACAACCTGCCACGGCTCATCGACATCCTCAACGTCTTCTGCCAGCGGGATGCCACCGTGCTGCTCCAGAAACTGCTCAGCGACACCCACATTGACGAACTGAGGGCCACTCAGCTCCATCATTACGTGGAGGGCTTCTTGCTGCACggcctcctccctgcccacaTTATCCGTCTCCTTCTTAAGCCCCACATCCAGAGCCGGGAGGATCTGCAGCTcatcctggagctgctggagaagatGGGGCTCTGTTACTGTGTCAACAAACCCAAATGCAAGCCCCTAAATGGGGCGGCCGCTTGGTACAAGTTTCCCTGCTACGTGAAAAATGAGGTGCCCCATGCAGAGGCGTGGATCAACGGCGCCAATCTGAGCGGACAGTCTTTCGTGGTCGAGCAGCTGCAGATTGAATATAGCTTTCCATTCATTTTCCCACCCGGCTTGTTTGCACGCTACAGTGTCCAGATTAACAGCCACGTGGTTCAGCGGTCAGATGGCAAATACCAGATCTATGCCTACCGGGGAAAGGTGCCCGTGGTGGTGAGTTACCGGCCTGCcaggggagctctgcagccagATACTCTGTCTATTGCTAGTCATGCGTCCCTACCAAATATCTGGACAGCTTGGCAAGCTATTACCCCTTTAGTGGAAGAACTGAATGTCCTGCTCCAGGAATGGCCGGGCCTGTACTACACTGTGCATGTCCTCTGTTCAAAGTGCCTTAAAAGAGGGTCACCCAACCCACACACTTTTCCAG